aatataggtgactgcatgtatatacaatgctgaaaacacacacacacacacgtgcatgcAGTTAGCTTATTTCGATTCAGAATCAGTTTGTTTATTTGGTGGTCTATAAGCCTCCATACTGGTGGTCATGAATGCATTGTAGTGTTGCTTCAGTTCAGGAGGGTCCAGAACAGGTTGGTGGGCAGGAAAGGCTCCTAGTTCCTTATCTGCATGTATAGGAGAGAGACGTTTATTGAATGCACAAGACACGTGTACATACAGTTGCAGCTATAGTTGTAATTATAATGCCAATCCTACGTAAAACCTACTACTTTTACATGTATGACCTTTGCAGAATGTATACAATACTACAATACAGCTTCCGTGTAGTACAGTACTATAACTACCTTGCCTGTACTTGAGCACTTCAGGGACCTTGGGTGGGGACTTGTCGTACGTCTTCTTATAAGTAGTCTCAAAACAATAGCTGTACTGCGATAATGGCCGAGTAGATTGAGACAACTTGGACACATCGAACCACTCTTCATTCCAATTTCCAACGAGTGTGTCAGTCGAATATGCAGTCTCTGTCTTCCATCCAAACTTACTGGCTTTCTTCTTGTCTGTGTCGTCCCACGATT
This is a stretch of genomic DNA from Halichondria panicea chromosome 1, odHalPani1.1, whole genome shotgun sequence. It encodes these proteins:
- the LOC135352224 gene encoding cilia- and flagella-associated protein 68-like, with product MATKDPQDNLTFRGFLKASGQAQSWDDTDKKKASKFGWKTETAYSTDTLVGNWNEEWFDVSKLSQSTRPLSQYSYCFETTYKKTYDKSPPKVPEVLKYRQDKELGAFPAHQPVLDPPELKQHYNAFMTTSMEAYRPPNKQTDSESK